accagtgtgaagtcagtaggagatAATCAGTGTAAATGTGagttcagaaccaaggacagaaccagtgtgaagtcagtaggaggataatacGTGtaaatgtgagttcagcaccaggcaGAGGACGTGTATAGAAACCATATACAggcaaacctgtctatagcggccactcaagggacttgtcaaaattggccactgtAGAGAGGTGGGCACTATAGAGAAtttgctaattaattgaccacaagcaataagttacacatcgTTTTAGTACCctctgatctttattcacagaATACAGTACTgcacatgtactgcaatgatttttacattatatgtacagtcaaacctgtattagcggccacctttgcaaccggccacctgcccatagtggccactttttgtcggtcccttggattcgtaatgattaagaaatagggtacaccaatattacggaggtaaattgtgataaagttacgttctaatacactatcgcttaggttgaTTTACAGCACAAAagctttctaaataaattgttacaaagacaaaatgatatgaactttaGACTTGAGTGGATTTTATTCTTCCagttattaagagataagtctaaaatgacgagacttttcttgtgagtaccacattagcataatgggcaaatctgacgtgtgaacgagAGCGGgaacacggacggcgaagtatcaaaggatacaagacgaaagatcaaagaaatatgacgatatcatcctcttcagacaatatcaactgtataACATTTAATAAAACCTTGTTTTACCTTTTGTTTTCTCAATACATATAAAAaccattgcagtacatgtacagtactgtattatgtgaataaagatcagtgggtactaaaacgatgtgtaacttattgcttgtggtcaattaattagcattctCTATattggccacctctctatagtggccaattttgaccactcccttgagtggccgctatagacaggtttgccTGTATAACAAAGGCAAACaatattaccgtcgccatggtAATGGTTTTTTTCATTGTCACTGTTATTCTCTCTTTATCCTATAAAGTTGACGGTAATTTAGGCTAACATCGGTACTACTTTATGTCTTAGGGTGATGAGACTTTGGCGCACTGATTAACTGAGTTTATTTATGttctgtattttgttatgtggcgCTGTTGAAATAAGCTTTtataacttgagtgcagcgccacattgtctttgttatgtgttcttgaataagaaataaaaaaggaTGGGGTTAAAATATGACTTATGCTATAGAACAAAAATCAGCAAATACGGCCGTTCGGTTTAACCTTTAATAATGTCCAAGGCACGCGGGTATGGGTCATTTAAAAAAgtatatgaaatatattgtgatttgtacaatgtatttatttttcatattaATGGATAActgaaaataaatgtaaaaaaaagtcaggGAAAGTATCTCTGACCAAATATGTCGTCCGCCATTCTCGACAATAGAGGTATGTATAAATTAACGCatttcactcgttctcattgaaatcgaaatggcatttttttggtcgaaaaataaatccgCTTTATTTTAAGAGAAAATACCTGGTTGTATAGGAAAATTCCTCtcttaaccatagccaaaaaatggaaACTTATTATTTTTGGTCTAATTGGTAatgtattacagggcaggtaacaaacgttaccggtaacgtttatCTTCAAAAGGATTAACattattggctacatcatttaggcataagttgacgtccctagggacatttaaaaagtgggcagcatttTTGCATTTGGTCAGACAGAATGCTTagaaagcatcaaacaatggtaacgtttgttacagtcatttctgtacaacattttgtaagcaaggtcggatacaaatggcagtcaatgacccttttttgtttctttaaaaaaaaacagaaaaaaactgtaagcgtcacaaaaacggcaatttctagtcttatacgtggatgaTATAACAGTGGCAACCATCGTAgccgtggtggtaacgtttgttaccgaatttggcgacaggcataaaccacctcacacagcctccagtATCAGTGACGGAAGTGATCTGACGTGATAAGTCAGAGGGCCAGGCTAGCTGGTTTcatctgccgaacaatcattttggaaactgaattgttccatttttggctactcatcatcattatcatcatggcTACTACTAGAATTTTAATTCTTTGTATCTTCTCATGCGACAGTCATTTTTTAGgggttgaaatcccacccgaggctgtaataaccttcaaagccatgaaccaatatgaatgttgtggttcatcttttgtaaaacattacagggttTGCGGAAAAACAAAGGGACCAGTCATGCTGTCTATAATTTACTCAATATCAAGTGAAATAAAGAATGCACACAATTCAATGTAAATACTCACAGCTTCTCCTGCCATTCCATAAAGGACAACTCAACACAAAACATTTTGCTGCAATAGCATTTTTGATTTGCTGGCAAAGCTGAAAACACACAGCTATATAGAACGACAGAAGGTTAAGTTAAGAATAGTTACTATGATTAGGCCAGACACACTTAATTTTATGAAtcacatcctctggagacccaaAATGCGACAGGCCGAAAAACATCCAGCAAAAACATGGTGCTAAATAACAAATGTAAACATCCAGTCCAATCTTTCCTAGGCTTAGTTTGTCTTATGGTCAGCTCAAGTAAGCCAGGTCCTGTAAAAGATAATCGTCGCCATGACGATGATATTTTTCCTGTCGTTCTTTTTGAAAGAGGGGACAGGACATCTATGGAGGGATCCATTCGGTCACATGTGGACATTTTAAACACCAGACCAAAAATCAACGTAAGTGAAATTTACCCATAAAATTAAGTCTGTTGTAAGTAAAGATAATTATAATGATCAATACATACAATGATTAAATTGGAATAGCTATGGAACTGCTCGTCATCTTTAAGAATTCAGAGATATTAAACCACACTTAGCAATGGGCCTAAATTCATTATGGAAATATTCCAACATGATGTGTGCTTAATTTGGTTTTGTTTCTATGTACTTTTTTCCATTTACCTTTGATAGATTTCATGTAACGATTTAACCGTACATAGTTCACCACTATAAAATGGAATTGTCTACTTTGAGGAATTCACatgaaaagacacaaaaaaagcTTTGCAACCTTTCTACAGTTTCACTCTAGGCTGAAGCAAATGTCTATGCCAAGTTACAATGTCGTTTCTCAGGTTCAGAGGTCAGTCGTCTTCAGAGGCATCCCTGGCAGCGGCATCATCTCAGTGACAGCCCCGTCCTGTAGGTCTTTGGGACGGTTGCGAGTCTCGGCACTGCGAGTTGGGCTCCACGTCCAGTTGAACAAGGCGGCAGCTTTACTGGCCGAAGTGTTGTCATCTCCCCAAGCACGGCGTACCTGCGaatttgtcatgtttttattttgattaGTGTCAGCGTCCTGACTATAAGGTCACTCTAATACATATTGACGATGGACAACACTGAGACGTCTCGTACCTTTCCCGGGGAGGCCCCATCTCTCTCCCTTCCGGTGGCACGATGTGGTTCAGGCAGCTTCAGACCCTTGACGTCATCGTCACGGACACCATTGATTGGTTTCCTGATGCAAAGGATAACCCATCAGATACAGCTCAATAAACGGacaataaatatttttgttaCTAGGTGATTTAAACTTGATTCGAATTAGGTGCACAAGGAAGCTAAAAAGccaataatatataatataatctTTCCCTACCATTATCCTTATGGCAATAGCCTCTATATATCTAAATTGATAAATAGCCAACTAAAAGTTTGCAAATGACgctaactactgtaaatgcatttaaggtcGCGAGGATGTAATTTCGCGGTATCAGGAAAAAGAAttatcgcggtggttttaatttcgccgtagcaccatgcactgcagtctcctACTGCCATACACTGCAGTGTATCAGGGAAAAGGAAttatcgcggtggttttaatttcacggtagcaccatgcactgcagtctcttaccaccatggaaaaatgttcgctgtggttttaggttcgcggtcagcgcgaaaaccgcgaaaattaaaccCTTGCGAAAGTCTCTGTGCAGTTAGTTAATTAGCATTCTAGCGTTGGTTCTAAAACATTTATAACAATGCAGTACTTATAGATGAAATAAGAAATCGTCGACTTTTACTATCAAATCCGCCGTGCGGTGGTACTTAAAGGATGATCCTTTTCTTTGATTTGAAATAAACGCGATCTTTACTTACACTTTAATCATTGTTGCGTCCGGCGATACCCTTGACGTCCTGAAGAATATAGAGCCTACCTTCTTGGGGCTGCTGCAGTGATTAAATTGTACAGACATTTTACCATTATTGCACAACCAACTAGCAAGCATAAAAGGAGCAGAAAATCCAAATAAGATAGCATAGACGTGGAAAAAAAGGATAAGGAAAAAGCAGATGCAGCACAAATGTGGAATGTTACATAATGCTAACGATTTTATTCTAATCAAAACATCTACCATTACCTCTACtgtgatttttctctctctccttcGCCGCTTTCTTTTTCATGAGCTCAATAAATATATGTAGCATATACACTCTCTTTATCTCTATTTCTATATTCTTATCTCCTATTTGTAAAACCAGGTATACTTTGAGATCTTCCACTTCCTCCATACGACTATAGTCAGGAGCAGCAGGAAAACAGCGGCCAGCACGATCAGGCAGATCTGCCAGGCTGTCAACTTCCCCGCGCAAGGCCAGCTGGGATTTCCGCACTCACAGACGTAACCGTTCACCTGTTGGAGATAATGATCAGCTATGTAACAAATGGCAGTGTTAATGGCCTGACAAAGGCGACAGCAGTTATAGGACGAAATATTTCCTCTAAAATTACCAGGATTTCAATCACAATTTATTTACACTTCTCACCTTGTCAACACATGTGTAGTTGCTAGGGCACGGCGCTGAAAGGCATTCGTCATAGTCAATTTCACACAGTCTGCCTGTCCATCCGGGTGCGCTCGTACAGTTACACCAGTACCTATCAGGATATATTCATCAAAGCCATAAGCATGATGAATGTAACTCTTTCTGCAACATATGTGCCCCATGGTTATGTTTCATCATCATCGGAGCTGATTTTGTCAATGTAGATAACTTCACTGATGTCTTTCGCAAAATCAAAGTAGataaaatttatgaaaaaaatgtcaagagAAGCGATAGTTGTCAGCATGGCAGCTAAGCAAACACCAACTATCAACATTTACCTTTCAAACCCCTTGGTCCTGTCCTTCGATGTGCAGTctggatctgtgacgtcaccaaCGCACTGTCCCCCGTGTTCACAGAGGTTCTCCAAAACGTAAAGGTCAAGGGTCACGACACGGGACAGGCCACCATGTTGATCCTTGGCGTTGATCTTGATTACATCCTTGCCTGTCAATTCAAATGTAGTGAACTTGTCACAATGCTTTCTTTAAAGAAATGAATTATGTGTAAAATTAAGGTAAAAGACTTTGAGCAATAAAAAATCTATAGCAaatatctaattttttttttacttagtttcatcaggttggtagaatgcTTCTCTAACGAAgctgtctgagagacatcgaaacgtaagctatgtaagtacccactggttgtgtaacaagaattctccttcatcctatttTTGTTTACATAGAAAGCTATTGATAAACATTACCTGTGAAGTTTTCATGTGGCCTACACGTGAGTGTAGTGAATACCCAAGCCATGTCTTGTAAAGCATGGGGCGCCTGGATGTCACATGGATCCAGTTGAAGAGGTCCTGATGTACCGTTTGTGCCGCGTTCTTGGATAACCGTAAACCACGTGCTGTTGGTGCTGCAGATATTGAGACTTACGAAGTCTGCCCGCCGTTCCTGTTGCGATGTTGACATGGTACCATTACTTTCTACACTAAAGTCCAGAACTAGCAGGTCAGCGGGTTCGACATCGTACGCTCCCACGATGACCTGCAGGTCCCGGTAGTGCAGATTAGACATGCGGTTAGCCTCAACCGTCAGGTCTAACCTTTTGGTCGGTACTATCAAGGCGGGGTTATCCTCAACAAGGACAAACAGGACCGGGTCGTCATTGCGCGGCTCCACCTCCACCACCAGCTGTATGTTGATGCTGTGCGGGTTGTCTGGTAACATCTCTACAGCCGAGATGTTTATCTTGTCTGTGCCGTAACAGTCAAGACAGGGGGTGTAGTACACAACTGCGTATTCCTAAAAAGGAAATTGTACACATTTAAACTCattaaagaagaaaattttggATACCAAATCAAACATTGAAGAATATAATAACAAACATCAGTTTAGTTCAGTCCTCCATCTGGTGATACAATGAAGTGCTTCTAGATGACTCTGTCGCACATGGCAGACATAAGGTCCATGTCTCGGAGACCAACATGTGCTTTCTACATATGAACATAAATTTTATATATAATGCATCAAAATGCATCATATAAATGAGATCTTTGTGACGTTCTGGCATTAACATCTGTTAGCAATGCAAGGAAAATCGAATCATTTTCTCGGTATCTCAGTCACTTCAATACCTAAAAATAGGTGTAACAAATAGGGAATGTgaagtagtactagtacacaCCTCATTCTCTTCAAGTCGGGCGTTTCCAAACAAAGGTGGAACGGAGATGGAGAAGGACAGGCGATCCCCATCCAGGTCAAAATATCTGATCCAAATGTCCTTTTCTTCATCTTCCTGCGCTTCCACGCGACTGTGAGATACGATGACAGGTCGGGAGTTGAAGGAGCTCTTCTCTACAGCAGCGAGTGTAAAATGGGACGGTCCTTGGAAGATTTGTTTAGAGTCTTCTACACTTTTGTGCTGTCGGGCTACAGGAGAGTCCATTTCGATGTTGTGAACATTTGTGGTGCACACCTAATACAGGCCATACAGAAAATTGTTAACACATAGTCTTAAGTAACGAGCTTCTCTCGCAATAATAATACAAAGAAGGTCAAAATGTTATCTCATTCAGTACTTAAATCAATAgttgtggtatggctgaaatgaAAGCAAAGACATGGTAATAAACCAAGAATCTACAAATAATTACGCAAGTAAATTAAAGACAGCATAGagcaaatcaattgtacaacgtTTAACATAATAGAACTCGAAATtataatcaaaatgaaataagaaatcAGTGCATTCACCGACGTATGAAAGTATGATACGTTTATATAGATATGATACATAAGATGGAAAGATAGATATAGGTATAATAGAAATATTAGTATGCCTTTAACTCGTACCAAGTAAGGAAAAGGAATGCAGGGGACAAGCCATGGCTTAGACATAACAGTTTAGCGGGATCTTGTTGAGCTGCAGTCGAAAAGTTAATCAGCagatagcaacaaaacaaggcGGTGAAGATAATGATTTAGTTGGAAATATAATCTTTAAATGAAATGAGACACAAAC
The window above is part of the Branchiostoma floridae strain S238N-H82 chromosome 14, Bfl_VNyyK, whole genome shotgun sequence genome. Proteins encoded here:
- the LOC118431004 gene encoding uncharacterized protein LOC118431004 isoform X1, with translation MDTSAFHVRIDNLTLSPNVSFKQLDDINVTDGAAVYYITVKAVSGSGRVVMSSSNGVNIDVTPPDIQKIYHVDMSWDDEEISDFQGSNSTIAVRYRAFDRESQVVEYFWAIGTSPGGTDVQPFRSNGLKVLAVNSDLEGHLLHGSTYYVTLRAVNGAGLQSTVMTSGVTVLFGNPDVAHTNTTVPFGEEVPLPEDVHIDDTVMITDLSYAGLSWGTPREEEGITATFFSLSSDANGMNDVLPLTRVGGGGSGSVIIVNGTIQTHGKVSNVSDLQRDSPEEEADSSDFHMEPGRTLFPTLRVCNGAHQCTDVKAKKIIYIRPSDQAGTSRHGESAKIMLNMPTSETIAIRTKEGVKNGTTLVAGLLTKRDVSAEYTSDASVNFRSFVANTDFTSTFTERWLNNRIKHWLGVNFFVTTLGNVEVPGPINITLPINTTLIELGLEPRLLYWNSEMQEWQDAQRACGIGEMVQTVVDWPNRCAHFQVCTTNVHNIEMDSPVARQHKSVEDSKQIFQGPSHFTLAAVEKSSFNSRPVIVSHSRVEAQEDEEKDIWIRYFDLDGDRLSFSISVPPLFGNARLEENEEYAVVYYTPCLDCYGTDKINISAVEMLPDNPHSINIQLVVEVEPRNDDPVLFVLVEDNPALIVPTKRLDLTVEANRMSNLHYRDLQVIVGAYDVEPADLLVLDFSVESNGTMSTSQQERRADFVSLNICSTNSTWFTVIQERGTNGTSGPLQLDPCDIQAPHALQDMAWVFTTLTCRPHENFTGKDVIKINAKDQHGGLSRVVTLDLYVLENLCEHGGQCVGDVTDPDCTSKDRTKGFERYWCNCTSAPGWTGRLCEIDYDECLSAPCPSNYTCVDKVNGYVCECGNPSWPCAGKLTAWQICLIVLAAVFLLLLTIVVWRKWKISNSPKKVGSIFFRTSRVSPDATMIKVKPINGVRDDDVKGLKLPEPHRATGRERDGASPGKVRRAWGDDNTSASKAAALFNWTWSPTRSAETRNRPKDLQDGAVTEMMPLPGMPLKTTDL
- the LOC118431004 gene encoding uncharacterized protein LOC118431004 isoform X2 produces the protein MDTSAFHVRIDNLTLSPNVSFKQLDDINVTDGAAVYYITVKAVSGSGRVVMSSSNGVNIDVTPPDIQKIYHVDMSWDDEEISDFQGSNSTIAVRYRAFDRESQVVEYFWAIGTSPGGTDVQPFRSNGLKVLAVNSDLEGHLLHGSTYYVTLRAVNGAGLQSTVMTSGVTVLFGNPDVAHTNTTVPFGEEVPLPEDVHIDDTVMITDLSYAGLSWGTPREEEGITATFFSLSSDANGMNDVLPLTRVGGGGSGSVIIVNGTIQTHGKVSNVSDLQRDSPEEEADSSDFHMEPGRTLFPTLRVCNGAHQCTDVKAKKIIYIRPSDQAGTSRHGESAKIMLNMPTSETIAIRTKEGVKNGTTLVAGLLTKRDVSAEYTSDASVNFRSFVANTDFTSTFTERWLNNRIKHWLGVNFFVTTLGNVEVPGPINITLPINTTLIELGLEPRLLYWNSEMQEWQDAQRACGIGEMVQTVVDWPNRCAHFQVCTTNVHNIEMDSPVARQHKSVEDSKQIFQGPSHFTLAAVEKSSFNSRPVIVSHSRVEAQEDEEKDIWIRYFDLDGDRLSFSISVPPLFGNARLEENEEYAVVYYTPCLDCYGTDKINISAVEMLPDNPHSINIQLVVEVEPRNDDPVLFVLVEDNPALIVPTKRLDLTVEANRMSNLHYRDLQVIVGAYDVEPADLLVLDFSVESNGTMSTSQQERRADFVSLNICSTNSTWFTVIQERGTNGTSGPLQLDPCDIQAPHALQDMAWVFTTLTCRPHENFTGKDVIKINAKDQHGGLSRVVTLDLYVLENLCEHGGQCVGDVTDPDCTSKDRTKGFERYWCNCTSAPGWTGRLCEIDYDECLSAPCPSNYTCVDKVNGYVCECGNPSWPCAGKLTAWQICLIVLAAVFLLLLTIVVWRKWKISNPKKVGSIFFRTSRVSPDATMIKVKPINGVRDDDVKGLKLPEPHRATGRERDGASPGKVRRAWGDDNTSASKAAALFNWTWSPTRSAETRNRPKDLQDGAVTEMMPLPGMPLKTTDL